In the genome of Daucus carota subsp. sativus chromosome 9, DH1 v3.0, whole genome shotgun sequence, the window GGATGGTCCAATTCCTCCTCAGTTGGGAAACTTGAAGTCACTTGACACTCTTTTCCTACACATCAATGCATTGTCAGGTCAAATTCCAAAGGAACTTGGTAATTTAACAAACTTGGTTAATCTTGATCTTTCGGCCAATGTATTATCCGGGGAAATTCCATACGAATTCATTCACCTTCAAAAGCTCAAACTTCTGAATCTTTTCATGAACAAATTACATGGGTCCATACCAGATTTTGTTGCAGACTACTCGAATTTGGAGGTTCTAGGGCTGTGGAGGAACAACTTCACAGGCCTAATACCTCAAAATTTAGGCCAGAACAGGAGGCTAAAAGAGGTTGATTTATCTACAAACAAACTCACTGGTAGAATTCCTCCAGATTTATGTGCTTCAAATCAGCTCACAATCTTGATTTTGCTTCACAATTTTCTCTTTGGATCGATACCGGAGGACTTAGGCACATGTTCCACCCTTGTTAGGGTGAGACTAGGGGATAATTACTTGAATGGTAGCATTCCAAAGGGCTTCATATACTTGCCTCAGCTGAATTTAGTTGAGCTGCAAAACAACTATTTGTCTGGAACACTATGCGATGACGGAAACTTCACCACAAGTCCATCAAAAATGGAACAGCTTAATCTGTCAAACAATCAAATTTCAGGTTCTTTACCAACTTCTCTTTCAAACTTTTCAAATCTGCAGATCCTTCAACTTGATGGAAACAAATTCACAGGTTCAATTCCTTCTTCGTTTGGTGAATTCCAGCATTTGTCAAAGCTTGATCTcaaattaaattctttttctTCTCAGATTCCACCAGAAATTGGAAATTGCTTTCACTTGACATATCTAGATTTGAGCCAAAACAACCTTTCGGGTTCAATTCCCcctcaaatttcaaatattcgTATCCTAAACTACTTAAACTTGTCAAGAAATCACTTGAGTGAGACCATTCCTAAATCTATTGGCTCCATGAAAAGCCTCACCACGGCAGATTTTTCCTTCAATGATCTCTCAGGTAAACTACCTGAATTGGGTCAATTTTCATTCTTCAATGCTTCCTCATTCGCGGGTAATCCTCAACTTTGTGGATCTCTTTTAAACAATCCATGTAATGTTACTGAAATCACAAGTCAGCCGGGAAAATCCCATGGCAACTTCAAGCTAATATTTGCTCTAGGCCTACTATTTTGCTCTCTAGTTTTTGCTGTTGCAGCAACTTTCAAGGCCTGGTCATTCAAAAAAAGTGGCTCTCATTCTTGGAAAATGACAGCGTTCCAGAAGCTCGATTTCACAGTTTTAGATGTCGTGGAATGCATCAAAGATGGAAATGTTATAGGCAGAGGTGGAGCTGGTATCGTATACCATGGGAAAATGCCAAATGGGGTCGATATTGCAGTAAAAAAGCTTGTTGGAATTGGCGCAAACAGCCATGATTACGGCTTTAAAGCTGAGATTTGTACACTAGGCAATATTCGACACAGAAACATCGTCAAATTACTGGCATTTTGCACAAACAAAGATACGAATTTGCTTGTTTACGAGTACATGAGGAATGGTAGCTTAGGAGAGGCTTTGCATGGTAAAAAGAGTGGAATCTTGGGCTGGCATTTGAGGTACAAAGTTGCTGTTGAAGCTGCTAAAGGATTGTGTTATCTTCACCATGATTGTTCACCACTAATCGTTCATCGCGATGTAAAATCAAACAACATCTTGCTGAATTCAAGCTAtgaagctcatgttgcagattTTGGGTTGGCAAAGTATCTTATGGATGGCGATGCTTCTCAGAGCATGTCTGCAATTGCTGGTTCTTATGGTTACATTGCTCCAGGtacatacaaaattttaaattttcttcgTATTTCTTATTGAAGTTGATTAAATTGCtaataaacataaaaactaGCAAATAATTTCGATTAAGTAGCCtagaatcatattatatttatgttgcGAAAGGCATTTAATTTTTGTTCATGCATGCATGAGTAATCTGAGTAGTACCATTCAAGTACCCTTGTGGTCTTAGGCTCCAGGTCCTTGACAAACGTTAACAAAACGAGCCACCGTAAATTAGTGCATCCAAGAGCTGGAACCCAAACATGAAATTGAGAAGGGGCATCTAGATACCAACTTGACATCAATGATTATCAGAAATCAGAAGTGGAGTACATAGTAACACTATCAGTTAGTAGGACCAGATCACAACCCTAGTTTTCACTAAAGTGACAGATCAAACCACACCCGTGATTTTGGTGtcgaaaaaaaagaaaaaaacagcTAAACTGCAGCATTTTATGGGTAAGCACACTAGATCTTAGCCCCATTGTTTTGTGCAGAATGAATTGTGGGGTCCAATTTTTTGTTTATGATCAGAAAATCTGACAGAATCTGACATGCGACGAATGTCTAAAGTTACATTGTCGGGTACCGTGAAAGGCGACTGTCGTGCCCATTGTCCCTTGCACTTATATAATCCAACATATAATTTTGCTGCTcgatgataaaattttaaatactcaCGCATACATAATTTCGTTAGTAAAATGGTTAATTTTTTCTCCCTTTTATGTTCTACATTGCAGAATATGCGTATACCATGAGAGTGGACGAAAAGAGTGACGTTTATAGCTTCGGAGTGGTCCTCCTCGA includes:
- the LOC108200590 gene encoding leucine-rich repeat receptor-like serine/threonine-protein kinase BAM3; translation: MRFFQLKMLPFLVLVLTLLSSVSSSVSSSVNNDFHALVTLKQGFEFTSPVLDSWDSLKPSSFCSWVGIKCHRGRVISLELSNMSLGGSVSPVVSSLDMLTELSLDGNNFTGEIRISNLSSLRILRISNNVFSGRLDWDYSSLENLEVLDVYNNNFTSPLPFEISSLKNLKYLDLGGNFFFGKIPRSYGSLLRLEYLCLAGNDLHGKIPNELGYLTNLKEIYLGYYNEFEGGIPKVFGNLVNLVHMDLSSCGLDGPIPPQLGNLKSLDTLFLHINALSGQIPKELGNLTNLVNLDLSANVLSGEIPYEFIHLQKLKLLNLFMNKLHGSIPDFVADYSNLEVLGLWRNNFTGLIPQNLGQNRRLKEVDLSTNKLTGRIPPDLCASNQLTILILLHNFLFGSIPEDLGTCSTLVRVRLGDNYLNGSIPKGFIYLPQLNLVELQNNYLSGTLCDDGNFTTSPSKMEQLNLSNNQISGSLPTSLSNFSNLQILQLDGNKFTGSIPSSFGEFQHLSKLDLKLNSFSSQIPPEIGNCFHLTYLDLSQNNLSGSIPPQISNIRILNYLNLSRNHLSETIPKSIGSMKSLTTADFSFNDLSGKLPELGQFSFFNASSFAGNPQLCGSLLNNPCNVTEITSQPGKSHGNFKLIFALGLLFCSLVFAVAATFKAWSFKKSGSHSWKMTAFQKLDFTVLDVVECIKDGNVIGRGGAGIVYHGKMPNGVDIAVKKLVGIGANSHDYGFKAEICTLGNIRHRNIVKLLAFCTNKDTNLLVYEYMRNGSLGEALHGKKSGILGWHLRYKVAVEAAKGLCYLHHDCSPLIVHRDVKSNNILLNSSYEAHVADFGLAKYLMDGDASQSMSAIAGSYGYIAPEYAYTMRVDEKSDVYSFGVVLLELITGRRPVGDFGDGVDIVQWAKITTNFHKEKANQIFDKKLSNVPREEAEHLFFVSMLCIQDNSIQRPTMREVVQMLSEFSRHIPGYPALASSVVCQKPENEEVCINVQQESLISV